The following proteins come from a genomic window of Limosilactobacillus reuteri:
- the rfbC gene encoding dTDP-4-dehydrorhamnose 3,5-epimerase gives MGKLNVQTTKLQDVKIITPVVFGDHRGFFEETYSDRDFKKAGIDFNFIQDNQSLSTHAGVLRGLHFQRGKAAQTKLIRVVTGAVLDVIVDLRKGSPTYKQWEGYILSASNHRQLLVPRGFAHGFLTLTDNVNFVYKCDNYYDAEADGGISFKTPELNIDWPIEFDKAITSEKDAAQPTLTEFEKDNPFVYGEI, from the coding sequence ATGGGAAAATTAAACGTTCAGACAACGAAATTACAAGACGTTAAAATTATTACACCAGTAGTCTTTGGTGATCACCGTGGTTTCTTTGAAGAGACTTACTCTGATCGAGACTTTAAGAAGGCTGGAATTGACTTTAACTTTATTCAAGATAACCAGTCCCTTTCTACGCATGCTGGTGTCCTTCGTGGCTTACACTTCCAACGGGGGAAAGCGGCTCAAACAAAATTAATTCGGGTAGTCACTGGGGCCGTCTTGGATGTCATTGTCGACTTACGGAAGGGTTCTCCAACATACAAGCAATGGGAAGGTTACATTTTATCTGCAAGTAATCACCGCCAATTATTAGTTCCACGTGGTTTTGCCCATGGCTTCTTAACTTTAACTGATAACGTTAACTTTGTTTACAAGTGCGATAACTATTACGATGCAGAAGCTGATGGCGGAATTTCCTTTAAGACGCCGGAATTAAACATTGACTGGCCAATTGAATTTGATAAGGCCATTACTTCCGAAAAGGATGCCGCACAACCAACCTTAACTGAATTTGAAAAAGACAACCCATTTGTTTATGGTGAAATTTAA
- a CDS encoding glycosyltransferase yields MAINQNKAVIMMTTYNGANYVEKQLNSLENQTFQNWDLYISDDGSNDQTLQILEKYMAQDGRIKKILHHSHYHGAFNNFYNVMRYVKSLPNENYQYFFYCDQDDVWVNEKMAIEIEYLADESQPSLCYSDLEFMTANGKDTKTKMSELTNIDVTKNPYNLFFSYRYIWGTTMAHNRQLWEQVYIDQNTEKYNMSHDNYIGKYAAITGKIKFIDRPLVLYRRTGNNVSGTPGNYGKLGMLKRLFTKLPQIVNQHAAVYWDDIYFIKTLSKQNDFSTELQIALNNGGIKSLRFLKKYGIKTSNSVISNVSIKTILLFKLYKYTKTFKRKMPF; encoded by the coding sequence ATGGCTATTAATCAAAATAAGGCCGTTATCATGATGACTACTTATAACGGCGCAAATTATGTAGAAAAACAATTAAATAGTCTTGAAAACCAAACTTTTCAAAATTGGGATTTATATATTAGTGATGATGGATCAAATGATCAGACGCTTCAAATTTTAGAAAAATATATGGCTCAAGATGGCCGTATAAAGAAGATCCTGCATCATTCTCATTATCATGGTGCATTTAATAATTTTTACAATGTAATGAGGTATGTTAAATCACTCCCTAATGAAAACTATCAGTACTTTTTTTATTGCGATCAAGACGATGTTTGGGTTAATGAAAAAATGGCAATTGAAATCGAATATTTAGCTGATGAATCACAACCTTCTCTTTGCTATTCAGATCTTGAATTTATGACTGCTAACGGTAAAGATACAAAAACTAAGATGTCGGAGTTAACTAATATTGATGTCACGAAAAATCCATATAATCTTTTCTTTAGCTATCGCTATATTTGGGGAACAACAATGGCTCACAATCGGCAATTGTGGGAACAAGTCTATATAGATCAAAATACTGAAAAGTATAATATGTCTCACGATAATTATATTGGTAAATATGCTGCCATAACTGGGAAAATTAAATTTATTGACCGTCCTCTTGTATTATATCGACGAACTGGAAATAATGTTTCTGGGACACCAGGGAACTACGGCAAACTAGGTATGTTAAAAAGATTATTTACTAAATTACCACAAATAGTAAATCAACATGCAGCAGTATACTGGGACGACATATATTTTATTAAGACTCTTAGTAAGCAGAATGATTTTAGTACAGAGTTACAGATAGCATTGAATAATGGTGGAATAAAGTCTTTGCGATTTTTAAAAAAATATGGAATAAAAACTTCTAATAGTGTAATTAGCAATGTTTCAATTAAAACTATTTTGTTGTTTAAATTGTATAAATATACAAAAACTTTTAAAAGAAAGATGCCATTTTAG
- a CDS encoding glycosyltransferase family 2 protein, protein MKTLTISVAAYNVEKTLDKTLESFNDARIYNDLEVLIVDDGSKDNTKLVAQKYEKVAPQTFKYVEKENGGHGSTINKGISLATGKYFKVIDGDDWVDTDVLVKFIDELKHLDSDMVLTNHVEVYPNRTNKVCLVKGMEANKEYTWNNDFDIKRVVLHTLTVKTELLKKNNVHITENCFYVDVEYVVWATYVSQTITYLNLYLYMYRLGSSDQSVNKNNMLKNVGMQEKVSYQLVRLYDKFINNGMKPNQDSTIFNTFKRSIGSTMRTYLLLKTKVAKNKITIFDQNIHNISEASYQRLNDDRFIHLIRSNNYALVPFTKILYRLWVLKYGY, encoded by the coding sequence GTGAAGACATTAACAATTTCAGTTGCAGCTTATAATGTAGAAAAAACGTTAGATAAAACATTAGAGTCATTCAATGATGCTCGGATTTATAATGATTTAGAAGTATTGATTGTGGATGATGGTTCTAAAGATAATACAAAGTTGGTGGCTCAAAAATATGAAAAAGTTGCTCCACAAACATTTAAATATGTAGAAAAAGAAAATGGGGGACATGGTTCTACAATTAATAAAGGAATTTCATTAGCGACAGGTAAGTATTTTAAGGTTATTGACGGTGATGATTGGGTAGACACAGATGTGTTAGTTAAATTTATTGATGAATTAAAGCATTTAGATTCCGATATGGTTTTAACGAATCATGTCGAGGTATATCCAAATCGTACTAATAAAGTTTGCTTAGTTAAAGGAATGGAAGCAAATAAAGAATATACTTGGAATAACGACTTCGATATCAAACGAGTAGTTCTCCACACTTTAACTGTTAAAACAGAGTTATTGAAAAAAAATAATGTTCATATAACTGAAAATTGTTTTTACGTTGATGTGGAATACGTGGTTTGGGCAACCTATGTTTCTCAAACAATTACATATTTAAATCTTTATTTATATATGTACCGATTGGGGAGTAGTGATCAAAGTGTTAATAAAAATAATATGTTGAAGAATGTGGGAATGCAAGAAAAAGTTTCATATCAGTTAGTACGGCTCTATGACAAATTTATAAATAATGGTATGAAACCAAACCAAGACAGCACTATTTTTAATACATTTAAGCGATCCATTGGAAGTACAATGAGAACATATCTTTTATTAAAAACAAAGGTAGCTAAAAACAAAATAACTATTTTTGACCAGAATATTCATAATATTTCTGAAGCAAGCTATCAACGATTAAATGATGATCGGTTTATTCACTTGATTAGATCAAATAATTATGCACTGGTTCCTTTTACAAAAATTTTATATCGACTTTGGGTGTTAAAATATGGCTATTAA
- a CDS encoding glycosyltransferase — protein MKKILFVVEAMGGGVFTYIVDMANELSKNYDVSVAYGLRKQTPKDYKSYFNPSVNLIHVRNFTRSVDIKKDLAALFEIKDIENRIKPDIIHLNSSKAGVLGRIAFKNFKGPVFYTPHGYSFLMKNVSTYKRKVYYYLEKFCASFTGITIACSYGEYLTAKKITNKVTYVNNGINIDEINSFLDRIPTKKKNILTIGTLGRISTQKNPTLFNKIAKAFPSLKFKWIGDGELRSTLTSSNIEITGWLDRKDALKELNSIDIFVLPSLWEGLPISLLEAMYLRKICIVSNIAGNNNVISNNINGFICEDIQEYISIINLVKHDINSKQLLELKKNAYENIIKEYNTKIMAKKYSKIYEDNSRR, from the coding sequence ATGAAAAAAATATTATTTGTTGTTGAAGCAATGGGTGGGGGCGTATTTACATATATCGTGGATATGGCAAATGAATTATCTAAAAATTATGATGTTTCTGTTGCTTACGGTTTAAGAAAGCAAACTCCTAAAGACTATAAATCATATTTTAATCCCTCTGTTAACTTAATTCATGTAAGAAACTTTACAAGATCAGTTGATATTAAAAAAGATTTAGCAGCTCTATTCGAAATAAAAGATATTGAAAACAGAATAAAACCCGATATTATTCATCTTAATTCTTCCAAGGCAGGTGTTCTTGGAAGAATTGCATTTAAGAATTTTAAGGGACCAGTGTTTTATACTCCACATGGATATAGTTTTTTAATGAAGAATGTTAGTACTTATAAGAGAAAAGTATATTATTACTTAGAAAAGTTTTGTGCTTCATTCACTGGAATAACAATTGCTTGTAGTTATGGTGAGTATTTGACAGCAAAAAAAATTACTAATAAAGTAACTTATGTTAATAATGGTATCAACATTGATGAAATTAATTCTTTCTTGGATCGCATACCTACAAAAAAGAAGAATATATTAACAATCGGCACGTTGGGAAGAATTTCTACTCAAAAGAACCCTACTCTATTTAATAAAATAGCTAAAGCATTTCCTTCCTTAAAATTCAAATGGATTGGCGATGGCGAATTACGTTCTACGTTGACTTCTTCTAATATTGAAATAACCGGTTGGCTAGATAGAAAAGATGCTTTGAAAGAATTAAATTCGATCGATATTTTTGTTCTACCATCTCTATGGGAAGGATTACCAATTTCACTATTAGAAGCTATGTATCTAAGAAAAATTTGTATTGTTAGTAATATTGCAGGAAACAATAATGTTATTTCAAACAATATAAATGGCTTTATATGTGAAGATATTCAAGAATATATTTCAATTATAAATTTAGTTAAACATGATATTAATAGTAAGCAATTATTAGAATTAAAAAAGAATGCGTACGAGAATATTATTAAGGAATATAATACTAAAATAATGGCAAAAAAATATTCTAAAATTTATGAAGATAACTCAAGGAGATAA
- the tnpB gene encoding IS66 family insertion sequence element accessory protein TnpB (TnpB, as the term is used for proteins encoded by IS66 family insertion elements, is considered an accessory protein, since TnpC, encoded by a neighboring gene, is a DDE family transposase.): MLVNWHDPDHIYLVCGKTDMRKGIDGLVMVIAENYGLELYSNSLFLFCGGRNDRFKGLFWDGEGFIMLYKRFENGHLSWPRNSNEAKELSAQQLDWLLQGLNPLPIRKIQAVRPGSFY, translated from the coding sequence ATGCTCGTTAATTGGCATGATCCAGATCATATCTATTTAGTCTGCGGAAAAACCGACATGCGAAAGGGCATTGATGGGCTCGTAATGGTGATTGCCGAAAACTATGGATTAGAATTATATAGCAATTCGCTTTTCTTATTTTGCGGTGGACGGAATGATCGCTTTAAAGGATTGTTTTGGGATGGCGAGGGCTTTATTATGCTCTATAAACGGTTTGAAAATGGCCACCTTAGTTGGCCGAGAAACAGTAATGAAGCCAAAGAATTATCTGCTCAACAGCTCGACTGGTTATTGCAAGGACTGAACCCATTACCAATTCGTAAAATTCAAGCTGTTCGACCGGGAAGTTTTTATTGA
- the glf gene encoding UDP-galactopyranose mutase, which produces MKKYDYLVVGAGLFGATFAYEAAKRSKRVKVIEKRDHIAGNIYTKEVDGIQVHQYGAHIFHTSNKEVWNYVNQFAEFNRYTNSPVANYKGQMYNLPFNMNTFSQMWGVRTPAEAMAKINEQRQEMAGKEPQNLEEQAISLIGRDIYEKLIKGYTEKQWGQKATELPAFIIRRLPVRLVYDNNYFNDTYQGIPIGGYTQIVEKMLDSDLIDVETGVDFFDKKDEYLKDYPKIIFTGMIDQFFDYQLGELQYRSLRFETEEKNIGNYQGNAVINYTDAETPYTRIIEHKHFEFGKGDKDKTVITREYPADWHRGDEPYYPINNQRNNELYKQYAKLASEEANNVIFGGRLGQYRYYNMDQVLHAALTAVKEEFK; this is translated from the coding sequence ATGAAAAAATATGACTATCTAGTAGTAGGTGCGGGCCTTTTTGGTGCGACCTTTGCCTATGAAGCTGCTAAACGTAGTAAGCGTGTAAAAGTAATTGAAAAACGAGACCATATTGCTGGTAACATCTATACTAAAGAAGTAGATGGTATTCAGGTTCATCAATATGGTGCGCATATTTTCCATACGTCTAATAAAGAAGTGTGGAATTATGTGAACCAGTTTGCGGAATTTAACCGCTATACGAATAGTCCGGTAGCTAACTACAAAGGACAAATGTATAACCTGCCGTTTAACATGAATACTTTTAGTCAAATGTGGGGTGTGCGGACACCAGCAGAAGCAATGGCAAAAATTAATGAGCAACGCCAAGAGATGGCCGGTAAAGAACCACAAAACTTGGAAGAACAAGCTATTTCCTTAATCGGTCGCGATATCTATGAAAAACTCATCAAAGGTTATACCGAAAAGCAGTGGGGACAAAAGGCAACTGAATTACCAGCCTTTATTATCCGGCGTCTGCCCGTGCGATTAGTTTATGATAACAACTACTTTAATGATACATATCAAGGAATTCCAATTGGCGGATACACTCAGATTGTCGAAAAAATGCTTGATAGTGATTTAATTGACGTTGAAACGGGAGTCGACTTCTTTGATAAGAAGGATGAATACCTTAAAGATTATCCAAAGATTATCTTTACCGGAATGATTGATCAATTCTTTGATTACCAGTTAGGTGAACTACAATACCGTAGTCTTCGTTTTGAAACTGAAGAAAAGAACATAGGCAACTATCAAGGTAACGCAGTAATTAATTATACTGATGCAGAAACACCATATACCCGGATTATTGAACATAAGCATTTTGAATTCGGTAAAGGTGATAAGGATAAAACAGTGATTACTCGTGAATATCCGGCTGATTGGCATCGGGGTGATGAACCATATTACCCAATTAATAATCAACGGAATAACGAACTTTATAAGCAATATGCAAAGTTAGCGAGCGAAGAGGCTAATAATGTGATTTTCGGTGGTCGTTTAGGTCAATATCGTTACTACAACATGGATCAAGTATTACACGCAGCATTGACGGCTGTTAAAGAAGAATTTAAATAA
- the istB gene encoding IS21-like element helper ATPase IstB, with amino-acid sequence MNQYQKLVDNLTKLNLDNMAASIADYRQQVNDNQISFSEALLELTDKEIAYQQQKSLKRRIKRARFPIIKLLSDFDYQFQPSINQQQIAEFATMSFLDNQENIVFIGSPGVGKTHLSIGLGIEACRQDVRTLFINCHELILRLKAAQGKQHLERVMRRYERYDLLIIDELGYLPISAEEAKLLFQLINGRYERKSTIITTNVPLSSWGAVLHSTATAEAILDRLVYHSHVIKIKGKSYRLASVNS; translated from the coding sequence ATGAATCAATATCAAAAATTAGTCGATAATTTAACGAAGTTAAATTTAGATAATATGGCTGCATCAATTGCGGATTATCGTCAACAAGTTAACGATAACCAGATCAGCTTTAGTGAAGCCCTGTTGGAACTAACCGATAAGGAGATTGCCTATCAGCAGCAAAAAAGCTTAAAGAGAAGAATCAAACGTGCAAGATTTCCAATTATTAAGCTGCTCAGTGATTTTGATTATCAGTTCCAACCTTCAATTAATCAACAACAAATAGCTGAGTTTGCGACGATGTCATTTCTGGATAATCAAGAGAACATCGTTTTTATTGGCAGCCCTGGCGTGGGTAAAACACATTTATCAATTGGCCTTGGCATCGAAGCGTGCCGACAAGACGTACGAACACTATTTATTAATTGCCATGAACTAATTCTTAGATTGAAAGCAGCGCAGGGAAAGCAACACTTAGAGCGCGTAATGCGTCGATACGAAAGGTATGACCTGTTAATCATTGATGAATTAGGCTATTTACCAATATCGGCGGAAGAAGCAAAACTATTATTTCAACTAATAAATGGTCGCTATGAACGTAAATCAACGATCATAACGACCAATGTACCATTATCAAGTTGGGGAGCCGTCCTCCATAGCACGGCAACCGCAGAGGCAATTTTAGATCGCCTTGTATATCACTCACACGTAATTAAGATCAAAGGAAAGTCATATCGCTTGGCATCGGTCAATTCTTAA
- the istA gene encoding IS21 family transposase, with translation MRKDVYERMRYFVVEKIKPNYSAIARQYGVDPRTVKTAYLRAQNGETIVRNQRKRRSKLDGFQDIIKDKYTAGCSARAIYDFIVEKGFTGKYTIVKDYCRHFRKAQTKKATIRVEHTMGLSAQVDWKEQVTMTDQNGVPHTFSIFLYVLPYSKFKFLKLTLDQKQDTLFKCLFEALKATGGIPKEIWFDNMSTVVDHKLSDFHHHRFNERFLSFSHDAGFHPIACRPFRPQTKGCVEALARTMGRLKPYDGEFSTINDLNDIVDRLAKRLNHEKSQSNNQKPVELWTKEKEHFRSLNHDLVRYFHSDQTRKVSRDSMIRFQNHQYSVSPNYIGKEVEIKLTPDDKTIHIFYQGVEIQKHDLTNKQFNYDLHDKHAILKSDLMADKTDEEINQYMLNNLSIYDQIGE, from the coding sequence ATGCGAAAAGACGTTTACGAAAGGATGAGATATTTTGTGGTAGAGAAAATAAAACCAAATTATTCCGCTATTGCACGACAATACGGTGTTGATCCACGAACAGTAAAAACTGCATATTTACGAGCTCAAAATGGTGAAACAATAGTTAGAAATCAACGAAAGCGTCGTAGTAAGTTAGATGGATTTCAAGACATCATTAAAGATAAATACACCGCAGGGTGTTCTGCTAGAGCAATTTATGATTTTATCGTTGAAAAAGGTTTTACAGGTAAATACACCATCGTTAAAGATTATTGTCGCCATTTTCGCAAAGCACAAACTAAGAAAGCCACGATTAGAGTTGAACATACGATGGGACTAAGTGCTCAAGTTGATTGGAAAGAACAGGTTACAATGACTGACCAAAATGGGGTTCCACATACTTTCAGTATTTTTTTGTACGTCCTGCCCTATTCAAAATTTAAGTTCTTAAAATTAACCCTGGATCAGAAGCAAGATACTTTATTCAAATGTTTATTTGAGGCCCTTAAGGCTACTGGTGGAATTCCTAAAGAAATCTGGTTTGATAATATGTCAACTGTCGTTGACCATAAATTAAGTGACTTTCATCATCATCGATTTAATGAACGATTCCTATCATTTAGTCATGACGCCGGATTTCATCCAATCGCTTGCCGACCATTTAGGCCGCAAACTAAAGGTTGTGTTGAAGCTTTGGCAAGAACAATGGGACGATTAAAACCATATGATGGAGAATTTAGCACCATCAATGATTTGAATGATATCGTTGATCGACTAGCCAAACGGCTTAATCATGAGAAATCGCAAAGTAATAATCAGAAGCCAGTTGAATTATGGACAAAAGAAAAAGAGCATTTCCGGTCTCTTAACCATGATCTCGTAAGATATTTCCACAGCGACCAAACTAGAAAAGTATCTCGAGATTCAATGATTAGATTTCAAAACCATCAATACTCTGTTTCCCCTAATTATATCGGAAAAGAAGTTGAAATTAAACTAACTCCTGATGATAAAACTATTCATATTTTCTATCAAGGTGTTGAAATTCAGAAGCATGATTTAACCAATAAGCAGTTTAATTACGATCTGCATGATAAACACGCCATTCTTAAAAGTGATTTGATGGCAGATAAAACGGATGAAGAAATTAACCAGTATATGCTTAATAATCTCAGTATTTACGATCAGATTGGAGAATAG
- a CDS encoding O-antigen polymerase: MILGLFLIFIALVFITYQLFGHDFLAPAFLFCVMYTVSIGCALINYQQWGLNDYSQEAFNIYLFGALLFIFVSYLVKILILPNNSLKMPDYTARININAGITVVLTFINLIVLVLWVKNVKTIGGGGSLSQALENYRINTSYSIGGVGIPEYLQQMSKITTASGYIYGFILIYNIIHHTVKKDDYYLCLPNTIIYILFSLFDSNRLNILGVIASYVVYYYFMKNNKGKGFKTLIRLTEIFVVLLIVFYGVRLMIGRSSSQGNSFIEYISMYAGGPVKLFDMFIRDPVQNTGIWGKETFPSLLKTFRSLGYDIPQYISKKEFRFYNGINLGNVYSAYRNWLSDFGINGVYVLQTVFALFYSFYYYLLRKVGYKRHILALIIYGYMAEAIFLHPIDDWLFSMFVSVGFIIYIVVFWLLYIMITKKFKL, translated from the coding sequence ATGATTTTAGGATTATTTTTAATTTTCATAGCCCTAGTATTTATAACGTATCAGCTATTTGGTCATGATTTCTTAGCACCTGCCTTTTTATTTTGTGTAATGTATACAGTATCAATTGGGTGTGCTTTAATTAATTATCAGCAATGGGGATTGAATGATTATTCTCAAGAAGCCTTTAATATATATCTTTTTGGGGCGTTGCTATTTATTTTTGTGTCGTATTTGGTTAAAATATTAATTTTACCTAATAATAGTCTGAAAATGCCTGATTATACCGCTCGAATTAATATTAATGCTGGAATAACAGTTGTTCTCACGTTTATAAACCTAATAGTTTTAGTGTTATGGGTTAAAAATGTAAAAACAATTGGGGGTGGTGGCTCTTTAAGTCAAGCTCTTGAAAATTATCGAATTAATACCTCATATTCAATTGGGGGAGTAGGGATACCAGAATACCTGCAACAAATGTCAAAAATAACGACAGCTAGCGGGTATATATATGGTTTTATTCTTATATATAATATTATTCATCATACGGTGAAAAAAGATGATTACTATCTTTGTCTGCCTAATACAATTATTTATATTTTGTTCAGCCTTTTTGATAGTAACCGGTTAAATATTTTAGGTGTAATAGCGTCGTATGTCGTCTATTATTACTTTATGAAAAATAATAAAGGAAAAGGCTTTAAAACATTAATTAGATTAACTGAAATTTTTGTTGTGCTATTAATTGTTTTTTATGGGGTTAGATTAATGATTGGTCGATCTTCTTCCCAAGGAAATAGTTTTATTGAATATATAAGTATGTATGCAGGAGGACCAGTTAAATTATTTGATATGTTTATAAGGGATCCTGTGCAAAATACTGGAATTTGGGGAAAAGAGACCTTTCCATCTTTATTAAAGACATTTAGGTCACTAGGGTATGATATTCCTCAATATATCTCAAAAAAGGAATTTAGGTTTTATAATGGAATAAACTTAGGAAATGTGTATTCTGCTTATCGAAATTGGTTATCAGATTTTGGAATTAATGGGGTATATGTTTTACAAACTGTCTTTGCATTATTTTATAGTTTTTATTACTATTTATTGCGTAAAGTGGGATATAAAAGGCATATTTTGGCCTTAATTATTTATGGTTACATGGCTGAAGCAATTTTCTTACATCCAATTGATGATTGGTTATTCTCAATGTTTGTTTCCGTTGGTTTTATTATATATATTGTCGTTTTTTGGCTATTGTATATAATGATTACTAAAAAATTCAAATTATGA
- the rfbB gene encoding dTDP-glucose 4,6-dehydratase yields the protein METFKNIIVTGGAGFIGSNFVHYVVNHHPEVEHITVLDKLTYAGNPANLDGLPKDKVELVVGDICDKDLVDKLVSKADAVVHYAAESHNDNSLIDPTPFIQTNIVGTSVLINACRKYDVRYHHISTDEVYGDLPLREDLPGHGEGKGEKFTPESPYRPSSPYSSSKASSDLLVRAWVRSFGLRATISNCSNNYGPYQHIEKFIPRQITNILSGIRPKLYGSGKNVRDWIHTNDHSRAVWDILTKGKIGETYLIGADGEKNNKEVLEMILELMGQPKDAYDHVKDRPGHDLRYAIDATKLRTELGWEPEFTDFKNGLQHTIDWYTEHQDWWKDEKAAVEAKYAKNGQ from the coding sequence ATGGAAACTTTTAAGAATATTATTGTTACCGGAGGAGCCGGTTTTATCGGTTCCAACTTTGTTCACTATGTTGTTAACCACCACCCGGAAGTTGAACACATTACGGTTTTAGATAAACTGACTTATGCTGGTAATCCCGCTAATCTTGATGGCTTGCCAAAGGATAAAGTTGAACTCGTAGTCGGGGATATTTGTGATAAAGACTTAGTTGATAAGTTAGTAAGCAAAGCTGATGCCGTTGTGCATTATGCGGCAGAAAGTCACAATGATAATTCCTTGATTGATCCCACCCCGTTTATCCAAACTAATATTGTGGGTACTTCAGTTTTAATCAATGCTTGTCGAAAGTATGACGTCCGTTACCACCATATTTCAACGGATGAAGTTTATGGCGATTTACCATTGCGGGAAGACTTACCCGGTCATGGTGAAGGAAAAGGAGAAAAGTTTACTCCAGAATCACCATACCGACCATCAAGTCCTTATTCTTCATCGAAGGCCAGCTCTGACTTGTTAGTGCGGGCTTGGGTTCGATCATTTGGTTTACGGGCGACGATTTCCAATTGTTCCAATAATTATGGCCCTTACCAACACATTGAAAAGTTCATTCCACGCCAGATTACTAATATCTTGAGCGGTATTCGGCCCAAGCTTTATGGATCGGGCAAGAATGTGCGGGACTGGATTCACACTAATGATCATTCGCGGGCGGTTTGGGATATTTTGACCAAGGGGAAGATCGGTGAAACTTACCTGATCGGAGCCGATGGTGAAAAGAACAACAAGGAAGTTCTGGAAATGATCTTAGAGTTAATGGGCCAACCTAAAGATGCTTATGATCACGTTAAAGATCGTCCAGGACATGATTTGCGTTATGCCATTGATGCCACGAAGCTCCGGACTGAACTCGGTTGGGAGCCCGAATTTACTGACTTCAAGAACGGTTTACAACACACGATTGATTGGTATACGGAACACCAAGATTGGTGGAAAGATGAAAAAGCTGCAGTTGAAGCGAAATATGCGAAAAACGGTCAATAA
- a CDS encoding transposase: protein MKQTAEEQIKELKQQLADANEKIAQLMAIIKLQRNQMFGKKTEIMESVVNGQQSLFSEREMDQLQDPDISVTKVTEKKIKQVVRHRKAKQSGQRTTFLDGLPQVNEVISLKDTNCPHCHQLMKRIGQHIYSREARLKPAELYCVNLIQETYKCDECINSNGSEVLISSEMPQSLLPHSYFSSTILAKVAELKFNLALPFHRQIKLWQAIGLQVDARLLAANIIKVSQTYLEPLYDYLQRLVKKEPVIHMDETPFKVICQGRF from the coding sequence ATGAAGCAAACAGCGGAAGAACAAATCAAAGAACTTAAACAGCAATTAGCTGATGCCAATGAAAAAATTGCTCAATTAATGGCAATCATTAAACTTCAGCGGAACCAAATGTTTGGGAAAAAAACTGAAATAATGGAGTCCGTAGTGAATGGACAACAATCATTATTTAGTGAGCGAGAAATGGATCAACTTCAAGATCCTGATATTTCAGTCACGAAAGTGACTGAAAAGAAAATAAAACAAGTGGTGCGTCACCGGAAAGCAAAGCAATCTGGTCAGCGGACCACTTTTTTAGATGGCTTGCCACAGGTTAACGAAGTCATCTCATTAAAAGATACTAACTGTCCTCACTGTCATCAATTAATGAAAAGAATAGGTCAACACATTTATAGTCGAGAAGCTCGGTTAAAGCCAGCTGAATTATATTGTGTGAACTTGATTCAAGAAACATATAAGTGTGATGAGTGTATTAATTCTAATGGTAGCGAGGTATTAATTAGTAGCGAGATGCCCCAAAGTCTTTTACCGCATAGTTACTTTTCGAGTACTATTTTAGCAAAAGTAGCAGAATTGAAGTTTAATCTTGCATTACCGTTTCATCGTCAAATTAAGCTTTGGCAAGCCATCGGCTTACAAGTTGATGCCCGATTATTGGCGGCGAACATCATTAAGGTTAGTCAAACTTACCTTGAACCACTGTACGATTATTTACAAAGATTAGTCAAAAAAGAACCGGTAATTCATATGGATGAAACACCATTTAAAGTAATTTGTCAAGGGCGGTTTTAA